DNA from Frateuria edaphi:
GAGCCAGGGCATGGTCGGCAAGCTGGCGGACCTGTTCAAGTACGACATCGACTTCGTGCAGGACCTGCGCGACGGCGACAGCTTCACGGTCATCTACGATGACGTCTACCGCGACGGCAGCTACTTCGCCGAGGGCGATATCGTCGCCGCCGAGTTCGTCAACCAGGGCCATCGCTACACGGCGTACCGCTTCAAGAAGGCCGACGGCCGCTACGGCTGGTTCAGCGAGGACGGCCGCCCGATCCAGAAGTCGTTTCTGCGCATCCCGGTGGACTTCACGCGCATTTCCTCGCGCTTCAGCGCCGGCCGCATGCACCCGATCCTGGGTCGCATGCGCGCACACAAGGGCGTGGACTATGCGGCCCCCAGCGGCACGCCGATCCATGCCGCCGGCGATGGCGTAATCAAGTTCAAGGGCTGGATGCGCGGCTACGGCAATTTCGTGGTGATCCAGCACAACACGAACATCAGCACGGCCTACGGCCACATGTCGCGCTTCGCCAAGGAGCGCGTGGGCCAGCACGTCAGCCAGGGCCAGGTGATCGGCTACGTGGGCATGACCGGCCTGGCGACCGGCCCCCATCTGCACTACGAATTCCGCGTCAATGGCGTGCAGCGCGATCCGCAGACGGTGACCCTGCCCAAGCCGCAGCCGCTGCCGGCTGCACAATTGGCCCGCTTCGAGAGCCAGGTCGTGCGCCCGCAGCTGGCGCGCCTGAAGGCAATGGACGCCAACGTCAAGCTCGCCCAGCTGCACTCGGCCACGCGCAACGACGACTGACGCCGGCCCTTGGCTACCGCGGATGACGCATCGGCCCTCTATCTGGGGCTGATCTCTGGCACCAGCGCCGACGGCATCGACGTCGCGCTGGTGTCTTTCGAACAAGGCTTGCCGCGACTGCGCGCGGCCCTCACCCACCCGTGGCCCGCTGCCTTGCGCGAGCGCGTGCTGGCGTTGGCGCAGGACCTGACCGCTTTCAATCTGGACACCTACGGGCGGCTGGATGTCGCCGTCGGGCGCCACTTCGCCGATGCCGCACAGGCGCTACTGGAGATCAACGCGATCGCCCGGTCCGCCGTACGCGCGATCGGCTCGCACGGCCAGACGGTGCGCCATCGCCCAGGCGGCGAGGCGCCCTTCACGCTGCAGATCGGCGATCCCACGGTCATCGCCGAGAACTGTGGCATCGACGTGGTCGCCGATTTCCGCCGCGCCGATGTCGCGGCCGGCGGCCAGGGCGCGCCGCTGTTGCCGGCAGTGCACGCCATGTTGCTCGGCCAGCCGGGGGCCACCCGCGTGGTGCTCAACCTGGGCGGCATCGCCAATATCACCGTGCTTGGGCCTGAAGGGCAGGTGCTCGGCTTCGATACCGGCCCCGCCAATGGCCTGCTGGATGCCTGGTGCCTGGAACAACGCGGCGAGCCGTTCGACCGCGACGGCGCGTTCGCCGCTGCGGGCAAGGTGGACGCGCCGCTGCTCGAGGCCCTGCTGGCCGATGCCTACTTCGCGCTGCCACCGCCCAAGAGCACCGGCCGCGAGCATTTCCACCTCGCCTGGTTGTTGCGCCAGCCGCGCGTGGCGCTGTTGTCGCCGGCCGACGTGCAGGCCACCTTGCTGGAATTGACGGCGCATACGGTGGCCGACGCGATCGAGGCCCATGCGCCCGCGGCGACGGACGTACTGGTGTGCGGCGGCGGCGTACACAACTCTCGATTGATGGCGCGACTGGCCGAGTGGTTGGCGCCTCGACGCGTGGCAAGCACCGCCGAGCACGGCATCGATCCGGACTATCTGGAAGCGGCGGCGTTCGCCTGGCTGGCGCGCCAACGGGTACTCGGGCTGCCCGGCAACCTGCCGGCGGTTACCGGCGCGCACGGCCAGCGGGTGCTCGGCGCGCTGTACCTGGCTCCGCGGGAATGATCGCGGCGGTTTAGCTCAGCTTCGCAACGCGGGCGGGCGCCAGCTGCGTCGGTCGAGTCAGCGAAAGCGCCTGGATGGCTTCCTGGAAGGCCGCCTTCTCGGTCAGATCCCAATGCCCACCCAACACCAGGCTGCCCGGGTCGAGCATGGCCTCGCTGGAGATCTGCCCGGCGGCGCTCAGGCCCAGGCCGTGCCGCAAGGCATGCAGCACGACATCGTTGATGGACCAATGGCGGTCCTTCGCGAGCATCTTGATCCGCTCGGCCATCAAGCTGTCGATGTGTCGTATGACGAGGTCCGGCACGTGCGTCGCTCCGTGTCACGCATGCCCAGCTGGCAGCGCATGGTGGCACAGACCCGTGGGGTTTGCAGCAGGCCTCTCGGCACGCCCGGCACCCCTACCCGGGCGGCCCCGGTGCCGGTCGCCGAAGCTAGCCTTCGGCCTGTTCGGCGGCGCGGAAGCGGCGCCACAGCAGGACATACAGCAACATCGCCGGGATCAGTGCCACCACCGTGAGCACGAAGTAACCGCCATAGCCCGCGGCCGTGGCGATGCCGCCGGCGAAAAAGCCCAACAGCTTGCCCGGCAGGTTCACCAGCGAGCTGAGCAGGGCGTACTGGGTCGCGGTGTGCTGGCGGTTGACCAGCATCGACAGGAACGCCACCGTCGGCGGGCCCAGCATCCCGAGCGTGAGGTTCTCGGCGGAGATCACCAGGGTGAGCGCCACCAGGTTGCCCGGGTGGCTGATCAGCACGAGGTAGAACAGGTTGCTGCAGCCGCAGAGCACGATCGTCACGCCCAGCGAACGCCACGCACCCCAGCGCGCTACCGCCGCGCCGCCAAGGAACACGCCGACGATGCCGATCCAGACGCCGTAGATCTTGGTGATCGCTCCGATCTCGGTCTTGGAGAACTGCATGTCCCGATAAAACGGGCTCATGATGCCGCCGATGGTCGCCTGCTCGGGAACCTTGAACAGCAGGATGAACAGCAGCACCAGGCCCGCCGCCTGCCAGCCATAGCGCCGGAAGAAATCGGCAAACGGATCGACCACGCTCTCGCGCATGGCCACGCGCCAGCTCTCCGGGCGCGTGCGCAGCACGTCCGGCTCGCGCGCCAGCAAGGTGGTGGCGATCGGAATCGCCATCGAGGCGGCCATCACGAGGTAGACCACGGACCAGGGCACATGGTCGGCCATGATCAGCGCCACCGCACCGGCCAGCAGTAACCCGATGCGGTAACCCAACGCGTAGGTCGCCACCAGCGCGCCCTGCACGTGCGATGGCGCGATCTCGATGCGGTAGGCGTCCACCGCGATGTCCTGCGTCGCGCCGAAGAACGCCACCAGCAGCGTGGCCGCCACGAAAGGCCACAACTGGCTGGGCGTCAGCAGCGCCATGGCCAGCAGCCCGGCGGTGACGCACAACTGCGCGAACAGCAGCCAGCCGCGGCGCTGGCCCAGCCGCGCGAAGCCGGGGATCCGCCAGTGGTCGAGCAGTGGCGCCCACACAAACTTGAACGCGTAGGTCAGACCCGCGCTGGCGATCATCGTGATCTCCTCCAGCTTGATCCCGTTTTCCTTCAGCCAGTACGCCAGCGTGCCCGCCACCAGCAGGAACGGCAGGCCCGACGAGAATCCCAGCAGCGCCATCGTGCCCGCCGCCGGTTGCGCGAAGGCGCGCCAGATCGACGGCTTGGATGGTGCAGCGGCGACCGGCTCAGTCGGCATAGTCGACCGTGTACGGCGCATGGTCGGAGAAGCGCTGTTCGCGGTAGACGGAGCAGGCGCGCATGCGCTCGCGCAGGCCCGGCGTGCAGACCTGGTAGTCGATGCGCCATCCGACGTTGTTCTCGCGCGCCCGGCCACGGTTGGACCACCAGGTGTATTCGACCGCATCCGGCTTGATCGCCCGGAAGCTGTCGACCCAGCCGCGGGTATGGAACAGCAGGTCCAGCCAGGCGCGTTCGGCAGGCAGGCAACCGGAATTCTTCTGGTTGGACGTCCAGTTCTTGATGTCGTTCTTCGTGTGGACGATGTTCCAGTCGCCGCAGATCACGTAGTCGCGGCCGCTGTTGAGCCACTCATCGAAGATGGGTGCCAGGAAATCCATCGCCTTGAACTTGAACTGCTGGCGTTCCTCCCCCGAGGAACCCGAAGGCACGTACAGCGAGACCACCGACAGGTTGCCGAAGCGCGCCTCGATGTAGCGTCCTTCGCAATCGAACGGCTCCCAGCCGAGCTCGGTGAGCACCGCGTCGGGCTCGCGCCGCGCGTAGATCGCCACGCCGCTGTAGCCCTTCTTGCAGGTCGCGTCGCGATAGAAGCAATGGTGGCCGTCCGGGCGGAACATCGCATCGGTGAGCTGGCCTTCCTGCGCCTTGGTTTCCTGCAGGCAGACCACGTCGGCCTGCTGCGTGCGTAGCCAGTCGAACACGCCCTTGCTGGCGGCCGAGCGGATGCCGTTGGCGTTGAGCGTGACGATTCTCATGCGGGGCGGACTCTTCGGCTTGGGGAACCCATGGATAATAGCCGTCGATTCCCGAATCTCCATGCCGACAACCCATGCAACCCTACCAACGCGACTTCATCGAACTGGCGCTCGCACGCGACGTGCTGCGCTTCGGCGACTTCACACTCAAGTCCGGCCGCCAGAGCCCGTACTTCTTCAACCTTGGCCGGATCGATTCCGGCGCCGCGCTGGCGCGGCTGGGCGAGGCCTACGCCGCCGCGCTGGTGCGTGCAGGGCTGCCGGTGGACATGCTGTTCGGCCCGGCCTACAAGGGCATCGCCCTGGCCGCCGCCACCGCCATCGCGCTGGCCACCAGCCACGGCCGCGACCTGCCCTGGGCGTACAACCGCAAGGAAGCCAAGGACCACGGCGAAGGCGGGCTGCTGGTCGGCGCACCGCTGGCAGGACGCGTGCTGATCGTCGATGACGTGATGACTGCCGGCACCGCGGTCCGCGAGTCGCTGGCGCTGATCCGTGCGCATGGCGCTACCCCGGCCGGCGTGCTGATCGCGCTGGACCGGCAGGAGCGTGGCCAGGGCGAGCTTTCCGCCGCGCAGGAAGTGGCTCGCGACCATGGCATCCCGGTGATTGCCATCACCGGCTTGGACGAGGTGCTCGCGTATGCCGGCGAGCGCCCGGAGCTGGCCGCCGAACACGCGCGCCTGCTCGACTATCGCGGTCGCTACGGCGTGTCCGCATGACCCAAGTGGCGAACGACGTCACACGCCCGACCGCGCCCTTCGTCCACGCTTTAGGCGGTTGCCGCACGGTGGCTATACTGCCCGCCAGGAGGGGGTATCCATGCGCAAGCTCGTTTACGTCGTTGCCATCGCCCTGGCGACGACGGTCCTGACCGCCCACGCCCAGAAGGCCGCCGGCATCCGCTACCACTGGCGCGACGCCAAGGGCCTGTCGCATTACAGCGACAGTCTCACCGCCGAGGCCATGAAATACGGGTACGACCTGGTCAACGACCAGGGCTACGTGGTGCGCCACGTCGAGCGCCAGCTGAGCCCCGAGGAACGCGCCGCCGCGGACAAGGTCGCCGCCGAACAGGCCGCCCAGCGCCGCGCGGAGGAAGCGCGCCGCCGCGCCGACCTGCAGATGCTCAACGCCTATGGCGACGAGGCCTCGCTCAAGCAGGCGCAGCAGGAGGAACTGGACAGCATCGACCAGCAGATCAACACCACGCGCCTGAACCTGCACAGCCAGGAAAAGACCCTGGCCGACCTGCTCGGACGCGCCGCGGATATCGAGCGCGCCAAGGAGAAGGTGCCCAAGTTCCTGGTCGACAGCATCGCCGACCAGCGCAATGTGGTTTCCAGCCAGCGCGGTACGCTGGAGCGGCTGCAGGATCGGCGGGACAAGGCCGAAAAGGATGCCGCACAACAGCTGGAGCATTACCGCGCGTTGAAGAAGTCGCAGGACGAGCAGCGGCACTAGCAGCTGCCGCGCCATGCAGGCCTTTCGCGGGGTGCCCTCCGCGTGCCGCCGGAACGGCAGTTGCAGGCGGATCGATCGAAAACATCTGCTCGCGAAGCGCCTTTACGAAGCGCATGGTGCCGTCAGGAAATGCCGCCTCCGCGGCGCAGGAGAATCTTCCATGCAGGCGCGCACTGTGCGCGACCGGTAGTCCCACGGTCGCGCACAGATGCGCGGAAGCAACGGTTTTCGGCGAGCGGTGGGCGGCCCACCGCTGCCGTCGTCAGAACGGCAGCTTCAGGCCCGGATCGACCAGGAACAGCTGTTCGCGGAACGCCTGCTGGATGCGCTTGAGCGCCGCCGGGTTATCCGCATCGAAGCGCAACACCAGCACCGGCGTGGTGTTGGAGGCGCGCACCAGGCCCCAGCCGTCCGGCCAGTCGGCGCGCACGCCGTCGATGGTGGTCAGCGTGGCGTCGCCGAAGGTGGCCTTGTCCTTGAATTTCTCGATGAAGCGGTAGTGCTCACCCTCTTCGAGCGGAATCTTCAGCTCCGGCGTGGAGACGCCCTTGGGGCAGGTGGCGAAGACCTGTTCCGGCGTGCGCCCCTCGATGTCGCCGGCGAGGATCTCCAGCAGCCGCGCGCCGGCGTAGATGCCGTCGTCGAAGCCGAACCAGCGCTCCTTGAAGAAGAAGTGGCCGCTCATTTCGCCAGCCAGCTCCGCCTGCGTCTCGCGCATCTTGGCCTTGATGAGCGAATGGCCGGTACGCCACATCAGTGGGCTGCCGCCAGCCTCGAGCACCTGGCCCTTCAGATGACCCGTGCACTTGACGTCGTAGATGATCGTGGCGCCCGGCTGGCGCGACAGCACGTCGCGCGCGAACAGCATCAACAGACGGTCGGGGTAGATGATCTCGCCCTCCTTCGTGACCACGCCCAGGCGATCGCCGTCGCCGTCGAAGGCGATACCCAGGTCCGCGCCGGTCTGGCGCACGGCATGGATGAGGTCGTCCAGGTTGTGCGGATCGGATGGATCCGGATGATGGTTCGGGAAGGTGCCGTCCACCTCGCAGTACAGCGGCACCACTTCGCAGCCGATGCCCTCGATCACCTGCGGCGCCAGCGCGCCTGGGATGCCGTTGCCGCAGTCGACCACGACCTTCAGGCGCCGCTCGGCCTGCACGTCGGAAATGATCCGCTCGATGTAATCGGGCACGACGTCGACGTGGCGCAGGCCGCCCTGGCCGCCTGCCTCCAGCGCGCCGCTGGCGATGCGCTGGTAGAGGTCCTGGATCGCGCCCTCGGACAGGGTCTCGCCGCCGACCACGATCTTGAAGCCGTTGTAGTCCGGCGGATTGTGGCTTCCGGTTACCGCCACGCCGCTGCCGGTATTGAAGCGGTAGGCCGCGAAGTACACCACCGGCGTGGGCACGGCGCCGATGTCGATCACGTCGATGCCTGCCTCGCGCAGGCCGTCGGACAGCGCGCCGGCGAGCTCCGGCCCGGACAGGCGGCCGTCGCGGCCGACGACGATTTCCGACAGCCCCTTCTCGCGCATGAGCGTGCCGATCGATTGGCCGAGCAGCCGCGCCACCCGCGCCGTCAGGGTCTTGCCAACCACCCCGCGCACGTCATACGCGCGGAAGATGCTCGGGTCGACGGCGTCGGCCGGGCTCTCTGCGGGCGGCATCGCGCCAGGGCGTACCACCGGCGGCGCGGGCTCATGCTTGGCGGGAACTACATCGGACACCATCATCTCCTTGGGTTGGACTTCCTGGCGCGGGGCCAGTCGACCCCGCAACCAGAACAGGTAAAGGCCGCCGCCGATGCCCAGCAGCGCCAGCAATGCCGCCAGCGGCCAGGCGCGCGGCAGCAGGATGAAGGCCGCCGGCAACGCCGCCCTTACGCTGAAAGCGCTGCCCGGTACCGGGGTGGCCTCGTCCTCCGCTTCGGCCGACGAGGCGCCACGCGAAAGAAGGCTGAGCTCGCCGCGATCGTCACCCTGGCGCAGGTCGATGCGGCCGCCACCGGGCGCAATGGACTCGAAACGGCGTTGCAGTGGCGTGAACGGCAATTCCACCCAGATCCAGGCCTGGGGGCGCTGCGCCGGGCCCAGCGGTTGGACCAGGCTCAGCCGCCGCACGCCTTTTTCCGACACGGTCTGCATGGGCAGGCTGTCATCGGCCTGCGCACCCATCAGTTGCGCCGCCTTGGCGTAACCGAACTCGCGATAGTTGGCGTGCAACACCTCGTCCAGGCCTGCGCTGTAGACCTCGACATCCAGCGCTTGCGGCAGCCGCGCGCGCAATGCCTCGGCCAGCTGCGCGCGGTCGCCCTGCACGATCGCCGGATCGAGCGCCGCGACCGCCTGGGCGACCTGCTTGCGCTCACCCGCGATCTCCGACGCCAGCACGCGCACGGCCTCGTCCTGGGCGGCGTGCACGCGCGCCACGTCACCGCTTTCGCTGGCGATCAGCCAGGTCTGCCAGGCGCAGAACAGGCCCAGCAGCAGCAGCACGGTGCCGCCAGCCAGCGGCAGCAGGCGCCGCCATGCCTCGGCGCTGTCGGCACCCCGTCCCCTTGCGATGTTTCTCGCCATCTCGCCCCCGCCAATCGCAACTCAGTTGATGCCTGGCTTCACTTGATGCCGGTCGAGCCGAACCCGCCGACGCCACGCCCGGAAGGCGCGAATTCCTTCACCACTTGAAGCCGCGCCTGCGCCACCGGCACCAGCAGCAGCTGGGCGATGCGGTCGCCCACGCCGATGGTGTACGGCGCGTTGGACCGATTCCAGCAGGAAATCATCAGCGGACCCTGGTAGTCCGCATCGATCACGCCGACCAGGTTGCCCATGACCAGCCCGTGTTTGTGGCCCAGTCCCGAGCGCGGCACGATCAGCGCGCACCAGTTCGGGTCGCCGATGTGGATGGCGATGCCGCTGGGCACCAGCACGCTCTCGCCGGGCGCCAGGGTGACTGGCGACTCGATCGCCGCGCGCAGGTCCATGCCGGCGCTGCCGGCGGTGGCCGCCTCGGGCAGCGGAATGGTATCGCCCAGGCGCGGGTCCAGGACCTTCAGTTCGACGTCGATCATGCGCGCGCGGCCCGGTGGCGCGTCGCGATGCATTCGACCAATCGCGCCGCCAGTTCGCGCTTGGACGCGCGCGGCAGATCCTCGCCGCCACCGGGCCAGAAGACACTCAAGGCGTTGTCGTCGGCCTCGAAGCCCAGGCCTGCGCCAACGCGATTGGCGGCGATCATGTCCAGGCCCTTGCGGGTGAGTTTGTCCTGCGCATACGTTGCCACGTCGTGCGTCTCGGCGGCGAAGCCGACCAGGAACGGGTGCGGCTGCATGGCGGCGAGATCCTTGAGGATGTCCGGATTCTCGGCCAGGTCGAGCACCAGCGGGGCGCCGTCGTGTTTCTTGAGCTTGCGTTCGGCCACCTGCGCGGGGCGATAGTCGCCTACCGCGGCGGCACCGACGTAGACGTCCGCCGAGATGGCGGCGCCGAGCACCGCCTCGCGCATCTGCGCGGCGCTGCGCACGTCCACGCGGCGCGCCACGCCGGGGGGCGTCGGCAGGCTGACCGGGCCGGCGACCAGCGTCACCTGCGCGCCCGCGGCAGCCGCCGCCTCGGCCACCGCGAAACCCATGCGGCCGGAACTGCGGTTGCCGATGAAACGCACCGGATCGATGTCTTCGTAGGTGGGTCCGGCGCTCACCACAACCTGCAGGCCGGCAAGCGCGCCATTGCCGAAGGAGGCAGACAATGCGTCGCGCAGATCGGCAGGTTCCAGCATGCGGCCCGAACCGATGTCGCCGCAGGCCTGTTCGCCCGCGGCCGGACCCAGCACGGTTACCCCGCGCGATCGCAGCACGGCCAGGTTGGCCTGCACCGCCGGGTGTGCCCACATCTGCTGATTCATCGCCGGCGCCACGTACAGCGGCGCATTGCTGGCCAGGCACAGCGTGGTGAGCAGATCGTCGGCGTGGCCATGCGCCAGGCGGGCCAGAAGGTCGGCGCTGGCCGGAGCGATCAGCACCCGTTCGGCCCAGCGCGCCAGTTCGATGTGGCCCATCGCCGCTTCCGCGCCCTCGTCCCACAGCGATACCCGCACCGGCTGGCCGGACAGTGCCTGGAACGTGGTCGTGCCGACGAAGTGCGTCGCTCCCTCGGTCATCACCACGCGCACCTCGGCGCCCTGCTCGCGCAGCCGGCGCACCAGTTCGCAGGACTTGTAGGCGGCGATACCGGCCGAGACGCCGAGCAGGATGCGACGTTGGGCAAGACTCATGTAGGACGGGCCTGACAACCGGGCGATGCGCTAGCTTACCGGATTCATCAAAGGCCACTGCTGCCACCGGTCGCACTCCGACAGGCAGGATCGACCGGATGAGCATCCGACACTGGCCCAGCGGCGAACGTCCGCGCGAAAAGCTGCTGGAGCACGGCAGCGCCACCCTCTCCGACGCCGAACTGCTGGCGGTGCTGCTGGGCAGCGGCGTGCCCGGCAAGGACGCGATCGCGCTGGGTCGCGAACTGCTCACCGAGGCCGGCGGACTGGGCGCGCTGCTCGGTCGCGCCGATGGTCCCGGTCCCACGCCCGGCCTGGGACCGGCCAAGCGTGCGCGCATCGCCGCGGCGCTGGAACTGGCCCGCCGCAGCCTGGCCGAGCAACTGCGGGCGCTGCCCAGCCTGGGCAGCCCGCGCGACAGCGGCGACTACCTCTCCGCCCGCCTGCGCCATTTGCCATACGAGGTGTTTGGTTGCCTCTATCTGGACAACCGCCATCGCGTGCTTGCCTTCGAAGAGTTGTTTCGCGGCACCGTGGACGGCGCCAGTGTGCATCCGCGCGAGGTGGTACGTGCGTGCCTGAAGCACAACGCCTGCGCGGTAATTTTCGCGCACAACCATCCAAGTGGCGTGGCCGAGCCCAGCGCCGCCGACCGCGCGATCACCCGGGAGTTGCGCGAGGCGCTGCAACTGGTCGGCGTACGCGTGCTCGACCACCTGGTGATCGGGGCCGGCGCCCCGGTCTCGATGGCCGAACGCGGCCTGCTTTAGTCCGTCGTCCGCCCACAAAAAAGGCGGCGCGCTGGGGAAAGGCGCGCCGCCGGGAAGCGTACCTGCCGGGGAGAAGGCGGGGTACGGGAGTCAGCGTGGCATCCGTCCATGACAGGCCGATGACGACCAAAGGCCTTGACAGTCGCGAAATCATGCGAAACCAGTTATGCACAGCACGACTGGATCGGCCTTGCCGGCCAACAGCTGCCGATCCGCATAAGACAGCGTTCGCAATCCGTTGTTTTTAAAGGCTTGTGATCTTTACAAGCCGTTTACCCCTCGCCGCACCGCCCGGTCGCGGCACCTTGACGCCGCTTTCCCCACAGACTTATCCACAGACTTGTCCCGGCTCGGGCGAGGGCGCACGGCCGACAAGACAATGCCCTCGCTTTGTCCGCCACTGCCCGGTTCGCTGCCCCGGCAGCGAAGATCGATGGCTGACCGGCTCTGCTAGGATTGTTGGTTCCCATCGCCTACCGATCCCACGCCGTGAAACAAGCGCTGCGCGACCTGCTGCTGCAGGCCATCCGGACCCTGCAGGACCAAGCCGTCCTGCCCGCCGACCTCGAGCTTCCGCCCTTCGTGGTGGAGCGCGCGCGCAGCCGCGAGCATGGCGATTTCGCCACCAATGCGGCGATGCTGCTGGCGAAGCCCGCGCGCGCCAAGCCGCGCGAGCTGGCCGAAAAGCTCGTCGCTGCCCTGCCCCCCAGCGCGCTGGTGGAAAAAACCGAAATCGCAGGCCCTGGCTTCATCAACTTTTTCCTGAGCGCGGGCGCCTACCACGCCGAAGTGCGACGCATCTTCGCCGAAGGCGAAGCCTATGGCCGCAACGCCGTGGGCTCGGGCACCACCGCGGGCGTGGAATTCGTCTCAGCCAACCCGACCGGCCCGCTGCATGTGGGCCATGGCCGCGCCGCGGCGATCGGCGACTGCCTGGCTCGCCTGCTGGAAGCGACCGGCTGGAGCATCAAGCGCGAGTTCTACTACAACGACGCCGGTGTGCAGATCCAGAACCTCGCGATCTCGGTACAGGCGCGCGCCCGCGGGTTGGCCCCGGGTGACGAAGGCTGGCCGGAGGACGGCTACCGCGGCGACTACATCGCCGACGTGGCGCGGGCGTACCTCGCCGGCGAATCGGTGGTGGCCGACGGCCACACCGTTACCGGCGCCAAGGACCCGGAAGACCTCGAAGCCATCCGTCACTTCGCCGTCGCCTCGCTGCGCCGCGAACAGGACCTGGACCTGAAGGCTTTCGGCGTCGGCTTCGACACCTACTTCCTGGAATCTTCGCTCTACACCGACGGCAAGGTGGACGAGACCGTGCGCGAGCTGGTCGCCCATGGCCACACCTACGAGGACGGCGGCGCGCTGTGGCTGCGCACCACCGACTACGGCGACGACAAGGACCGCGTGATGCGCAAGTCCGACGGCACCTACACCTACTTCGTGCCGGACGTCGCCTACCACCGCTCCAAGTGGCAGCGCGGCTACACCCGCGCGATCACCGAGCTGGGCTCGGACCACCATGGCTCGCTGGCGCGCGTGAAGGCCGGCCTGCAGGCGCTCGACTGCGGCATCCCGAAGGGCTGGCCTGAGTACGTGCTGCATCAGATGGTCACCGTGATGCGCGGCGGCGAGGAGGTGAAGATCTCCAAGCGCGCCGGCAGCTACGTGACCCTGCGCGACCTCATCGACGAGGCCG
Protein-coding regions in this window:
- a CDS encoding OapA family protein, which translates into the protein MGEGDRIARAARKQAIRRKAQRRHMHFYERCAHWSFSRLGESEPLRWHRERWILAGTALLLTALSGFFLPAWASAMRPDPQPAAHTLLPLTLPKVSPVVASTRAMEDWHVVQVQPGQTLSDIFQDQGLTLADLQRVMDAAGAAKGAFHNIRPHQEFDFLLSGDGSLKGIRFDKDEANRAVVRFDGDQATLNIQPRAMETREHVSHGTITSSLYAAAARAGMSQGMVGKLADLFKYDIDFVQDLRDGDSFTVIYDDVYRDGSYFAEGDIVAAEFVNQGHRYTAYRFKKADGRYGWFSEDGRPIQKSFLRIPVDFTRISSRFSAGRMHPILGRMRAHKGVDYAAPSGTPIHAAGDGVIKFKGWMRGYGNFVVIQHNTNISTAYGHMSRFAKERVGQHVSQGQVIGYVGMTGLATGPHLHYEFRVNGVQRDPQTVTLPKPQPLPAAQLARFESQVVRPQLARLKAMDANVKLAQLHSATRNDD
- a CDS encoding anhydro-N-acetylmuramic acid kinase, with amino-acid sequence MATADDASALYLGLISGTSADGIDVALVSFEQGLPRLRAALTHPWPAALRERVLALAQDLTAFNLDTYGRLDVAVGRHFADAAQALLEINAIARSAVRAIGSHGQTVRHRPGGEAPFTLQIGDPTVIAENCGIDVVADFRRADVAAGGQGAPLLPAVHAMLLGQPGATRVVLNLGGIANITVLGPEGQVLGFDTGPANGLLDAWCLEQRGEPFDRDGAFAAAGKVDAPLLEALLADAYFALPPPKSTGREHFHLAWLLRQPRVALLSPADVQATLLELTAHTVADAIEAHAPAATDVLVCGGGVHNSRLMARLAEWLAPRRVASTAEHGIDPDYLEAAAFAWLARQRVLGLPGNLPAVTGAHGQRVLGALYLAPRE
- a CDS encoding AmpG family muropeptide MFS transporter, which encodes MPTEPVAAAPSKPSIWRAFAQPAAGTMALLGFSSGLPFLLVAGTLAYWLKENGIKLEEITMIASAGLTYAFKFVWAPLLDHWRIPGFARLGQRRGWLLFAQLCVTAGLLAMALLTPSQLWPFVAATLLVAFFGATQDIAVDAYRIEIAPSHVQGALVATYALGYRIGLLLAGAVALIMADHVPWSVVYLVMAASMAIPIATTLLAREPDVLRTRPESWRVAMRESVVDPFADFFRRYGWQAAGLVLLFILLFKVPEQATIGGIMSPFYRDMQFSKTEIGAITKIYGVWIGIVGVFLGGAAVARWGAWRSLGVTIVLCGCSNLFYLVLISHPGNLVALTLVISAENLTLGMLGPPTVAFLSMLVNRQHTATQYALLSSLVNLPGKLLGFFAGGIATAAGYGGYFVLTVVALIPAMLLYVLLWRRFRAAEQAEG
- a CDS encoding exodeoxyribonuclease III gives rise to the protein MRIVTLNANGIRSAASKGVFDWLRTQQADVVCLQETKAQEGQLTDAMFRPDGHHCFYRDATCKKGYSGVAIYARREPDAVLTELGWEPFDCEGRYIEARFGNLSVVSLYVPSGSSGEERQQFKFKAMDFLAPIFDEWLNSGRDYVICGDWNIVHTKNDIKNWTSNQKNSGCLPAERAWLDLLFHTRGWVDSFRAIKPDAVEYTWWSNRGRARENNVGWRIDYQVCTPGLRERMRACSVYREQRFSDHAPYTVDYAD
- the pyrE gene encoding orotate phosphoribosyltransferase, with the protein product MQPYQRDFIELALARDVLRFGDFTLKSGRQSPYFFNLGRIDSGAALARLGEAYAAALVRAGLPVDMLFGPAYKGIALAAATAIALATSHGRDLPWAYNRKEAKDHGEGGLLVGAPLAGRVLIVDDVMTAGTAVRESLALIRAHGATPAGVLIALDRQERGQGELSAAQEVARDHGIPVIAITGLDEVLAYAGERPELAAEHARLLDYRGRYGVSA
- a CDS encoding DUF4124 domain-containing protein, with translation MRKLVYVVAIALATTVLTAHAQKAAGIRYHWRDAKGLSHYSDSLTAEAMKYGYDLVNDQGYVVRHVERQLSPEERAAADKVAAEQAAQRRAEEARRRADLQMLNAYGDEASLKQAQQEELDSIDQQINTTRLNLHSQEKTLADLLGRAADIERAKEKVPKFLVDSIADQRNVVSSQRGTLERLQDRRDKAEKDAAQQLEHYRALKKSQDEQRH
- a CDS encoding phosphomannomutase/phosphoglucomutase, translating into MARNIARGRGADSAEAWRRLLPLAGGTVLLLLGLFCAWQTWLIASESGDVARVHAAQDEAVRVLASEIAGERKQVAQAVAALDPAIVQGDRAQLAEALRARLPQALDVEVYSAGLDEVLHANYREFGYAKAAQLMGAQADDSLPMQTVSEKGVRRLSLVQPLGPAQRPQAWIWVELPFTPLQRRFESIAPGGGRIDLRQGDDRGELSLLSRGASSAEAEDEATPVPGSAFSVRAALPAAFILLPRAWPLAALLALLGIGGGLYLFWLRGRLAPRQEVQPKEMMVSDVVPAKHEPAPPVVRPGAMPPAESPADAVDPSIFRAYDVRGVVGKTLTARVARLLGQSIGTLMREKGLSEIVVGRDGRLSGPELAGALSDGLREAGIDVIDIGAVPTPVVYFAAYRFNTGSGVAVTGSHNPPDYNGFKIVVGGETLSEGAIQDLYQRIASGALEAGGQGGLRHVDVVPDYIERIISDVQAERRLKVVVDCGNGIPGALAPQVIEGIGCEVVPLYCEVDGTFPNHHPDPSDPHNLDDLIHAVRQTGADLGIAFDGDGDRLGVVTKEGEIIYPDRLLMLFARDVLSRQPGATIIYDVKCTGHLKGQVLEAGGSPLMWRTGHSLIKAKMRETQAELAGEMSGHFFFKERWFGFDDGIYAGARLLEILAGDIEGRTPEQVFATCPKGVSTPELKIPLEEGEHYRFIEKFKDKATFGDATLTTIDGVRADWPDGWGLVRASNTTPVLVLRFDADNPAALKRIQQAFREQLFLVDPGLKLPF
- the dut gene encoding dUTP diphosphatase, whose translation is MIDVELKVLDPRLGDTIPLPEAATAGSAGMDLRAAIESPVTLAPGESVLVPSGIAIHIGDPNWCALIVPRSGLGHKHGLVMGNLVGVIDADYQGPLMISCWNRSNAPYTIGVGDRIAQLLLVPVAQARLQVVKEFAPSGRGVGGFGSTGIK